In Arthrobacter citreus, a genomic segment contains:
- the rplB gene encoding 50S ribosomal protein L2, giving the protein MGIRKYKPTTPGRRGSSVADFTEITRSTPEKSLVRPLPKKGGRNNTGKITTRHKGGGHKRQYRLIDFRRHDKDGVDARVAEIEYDPNRTARIALLHYVDGTKRYIIAPNKLKQGDHVEAGAGADIKPGNNLPLRNIPVGTTIHAVELRPGGGAKMARSAGASVQLVAKEGRFAQLRLPSGEIRNVDARCRATIGEVGNAEQSNINWGKAGRMRWKGVRPTVRGVAMNPVDHPHGGGEGKTSGGRHPVNPNGKREGRTRRPNKESDNLIVRRRRSGKNKR; this is encoded by the coding sequence ATGGGAATCCGTAAATACAAGCCGACTACACCGGGCCGTCGCGGCTCGAGTGTCGCCGACTTCACCGAAATCACGCGGTCGACGCCGGAAAAGTCGTTGGTACGCCCGCTGCCCAAAAAGGGTGGACGTAACAACACCGGTAAGATCACCACCAGGCACAAGGGTGGTGGGCACAAGCGTCAGTACCGTCTGATCGACTTCCGCCGCCACGACAAGGACGGCGTCGACGCTCGCGTTGCCGAGATCGAATACGATCCGAACCGTACCGCCCGCATTGCGCTGCTGCACTACGTTGATGGCACCAAGCGTTACATCATTGCCCCGAACAAGCTCAAGCAGGGCGACCACGTAGAGGCCGGAGCCGGCGCTGACATCAAGCCCGGCAACAACCTGCCCCTGCGCAACATCCCCGTGGGTACCACCATCCACGCAGTTGAGCTGCGTCCGGGCGGTGGCGCCAAGATGGCCCGCTCCGCCGGTGCATCGGTTCAGCTTGTTGCCAAGGAAGGCCGCTTCGCCCAGCTGCGTCTGCCTTCCGGCGAAATCCGCAACGTCGATGCGCGCTGCCGCGCCACCATCGGCGAGGTCGGCAACGCCGAGCAGTCCAACATCAACTGGGGTAAGGCCGGCCGTATGCGCTGGAAGGGCGTACGCCCGACCGTCCGCGGTGTCGCCATGAACCCGGTCGACCACCCGCACGGTGGTGGTGAAGGTAAGACCTCCGGTGGACGCCACCCGGTCAACCCGAACGGTAAGCGCGAAGGCCGCACACGCCGCCCCAATAAAGAGAGCGACAACCTCATTGTGCGTCGCCGTCGTTCCGGCAAGAACAAGCGATAG
- the rpsS gene encoding 30S ribosomal protein S19: protein MPRSLKKGPFVDQHLFLKVAAENEKGTKNVIKTWSRRSMIIPDMLGHTIAVHDGRKHIPVFVTESMVGHKLGEFALTRTFRGHVKDDRKGKRR, encoded by the coding sequence ATGCCACGCAGCCTGAAGAAAGGCCCCTTCGTCGACCAGCACCTGTTCCTTAAGGTAGCGGCCGAAAACGAAAAGGGCACCAAGAACGTCATCAAGACGTGGTCCCGTCGTTCGATGATCATCCCCGACATGCTCGGGCACACGATCGCCGTACACGATGGACGTAAGCACATTCCGGTGTTTGTCACGGAGTCGATGGTCGGGCACAAGCTCGGCGAATTCGCCCTGACGCGTACATTCCGCGGCCATGTGAAGGACGACCGCAAGGGCAAGCGCCGCTAG
- the rplV gene encoding 50S ribosomal protein L22 encodes MEAKAIARHIRVTPMKARRVVNLVRGKQANEAMAILKFAPQAASEPVLKVVQSAMANARVLADRDGVAFDEGDLFISDAFVDEGPTMKRFQPRAQGRAYRINKRTSHVTVVVATPKIEEER; translated from the coding sequence ATGGAAGCCAAGGCAATTGCGCGTCATATCCGCGTAACGCCTATGAAGGCCCGGCGCGTCGTCAACCTTGTTCGTGGCAAGCAAGCGAATGAGGCAATGGCAATTCTGAAGTTTGCCCCCCAGGCAGCATCGGAGCCGGTACTTAAGGTAGTTCAGTCGGCCATGGCCAACGCACGTGTCCTCGCGGACCGTGACGGCGTGGCCTTCGACGAGGGTGACCTCTTCATCAGCGACGCATTCGTTGACGAAGGGCCCACCATGAAGCGGTTCCAGCCCCGTGCACAGGGCCGCGCGTACCGCATCAACAAGCGGACCAGCCACGTCACTGTGGTTGTCGCAACCCCCAAAATCGAGGAGGAACGCTAA
- the rpsC gene encoding 30S ribosomal protein S3 has product MGQKVNPHGFRLGITTDHVSHWFADSNKPGQRYKDFVREDIKIRQLMSTGMDRAGIAKVEIERTRDRVRVDIHTARPGIVIGRRGAEADRIRGELEKLTGKQVQLNILEVKNPEMEAQLVAQGVAEQLSSRVAFRRAMKKAIQSAQRAGAKGIRIQCSGRLGGAEMSRSEFYREGRVPLHTLRAQIDYGFFEAKTTFGRIGVKVWIYKGDVTAKELAAQQAAAPSRGRSSDRPGRGPADRGDRGGERRRRPERSDKAAAPAAAEAPAAEAAAPAAEGGQA; this is encoded by the coding sequence GTGGGACAGAAAGTTAACCCGCACGGGTTCCGACTCGGCATCACCACTGACCATGTGTCGCACTGGTTTGCTGACAGCAACAAGCCGGGCCAGCGCTACAAGGACTTCGTCCGCGAGGACATCAAGATCCGTCAGCTCATGTCCACGGGCATGGACCGCGCCGGCATCGCCAAGGTAGAGATCGAGCGCACCCGCGACCGTGTCCGCGTGGATATCCACACGGCACGTCCGGGCATCGTTATCGGCCGCCGCGGCGCCGAAGCGGACCGCATCCGCGGCGAGCTGGAAAAGCTCACGGGCAAGCAGGTTCAGCTGAACATCCTCGAGGTCAAGAACCCCGAGATGGAAGCACAGCTTGTTGCCCAGGGCGTTGCTGAGCAGCTCTCTTCCCGCGTGGCTTTCCGCCGTGCCATGAAGAAGGCCATCCAGTCCGCACAGCGTGCCGGCGCCAAGGGTATCCGTATCCAGTGCTCCGGCCGTCTGGGCGGCGCTGAAATGAGCCGTTCGGAGTTCTACCGCGAAGGCCGTGTGCCCCTGCACACCCTCCGCGCGCAGATCGACTACGGCTTCTTCGAAGCCAAGACCACCTTCGGCCGCATCGGCGTGAAGGTCTGGATCTACAAGGGCGACGTCACCGCTAAGGAACTGGCTGCACAGCAGGCTGCCGCACCGTCCCGCGGACGCTCCAGCGACCGTCCGGGCCGCGGCCCGGCCGACCGTGGAGACCGTGGCGGAGAGCGCCGTCGTCGTCCCGAGCGTAGCGACAAAGCCGCCGCGCCTGCTGCTGCAGAGGCCCCGGCCGCTGAGGCAGCTGCCCCCGCAGCAGAAGGAGGACAGGCTTAA